The following proteins are encoded in a genomic region of Thermodesulfobacteriota bacterium:
- a CDS encoding (Fe-S)-binding protein, translating to MESSELNVASKFELYGCYQCGKCTGGCPVSLKSRLNIRRLMIEGILGKNLDRLEEREELWDCTTCKTCTLRCPRGLKPMDLVIGMRGMLVEEGHLPKSIIEAMENAYKHGNPWGKAKSKRTEWLKSLPEGIKVKDFSQGDRAEYLYFVGCTAASDPRIQEIAKAMVFLFQQSGVDFAILGNEEQCCGNEIRRMGEAGLFEELMMGNVERFESYGIDHILTACPHGYNVFKNEYPQGKFEVLHATQILRERIEEGKVPLTRPVKKVVTYHDPCFLGKQNQIFDDPRILLTAIPGLTLRELDRSRERSLCCEGGGGKMWAESSSDTGQRLAEIRVQDAVALGAEVIATACPLCVLTLEDAVKTSGHEERIRVMDVMELLAEAID from the coding sequence ATGGAATCATCTGAGCTCAACGTAGCGAGTAAGTTCGAGCTATACGGCTGTTATCAGTGTGGAAAATGCACAGGCGGTTGCCCGGTCTCCCTCAAATCGAGGCTGAACATCCGACGATTGATGATCGAGGGAATCCTCGGAAAAAACCTCGATCGGCTCGAAGAGCGAGAAGAGCTCTGGGACTGCACGACCTGCAAGACCTGCACCCTGAGATGCCCCAGAGGCCTCAAGCCGATGGACCTCGTCATTGGAATGAGGGGCATGCTCGTCGAGGAAGGCCACCTTCCCAAATCGATCATCGAGGCCATGGAGAATGCCTACAAGCATGGGAACCCCTGGGGGAAGGCCAAGAGCAAGCGGACGGAATGGCTCAAGAGCCTGCCCGAGGGGATCAAGGTGAAGGACTTCTCCCAAGGAGATCGGGCCGAATATCTCTACTTCGTCGGGTGCACGGCGGCCTCCGACCCGAGGATCCAGGAGATCGCCAAGGCGATGGTCTTCCTCTTTCAACAGTCAGGAGTCGATTTCGCCATCCTCGGAAACGAGGAACAGTGCTGCGGCAATGAAATCCGGAGGATGGGCGAGGCCGGGCTCTTCGAAGAATTGATGATGGGAAATGTCGAGCGTTTCGAATCCTACGGGATCGACCACATCCTCACCGCTTGTCCCCACGGATACAATGTATTTAAAAACGAGTATCCCCAAGGCAAATTCGAGGTCCTCCACGCCACCCAGATTTTAAGGGAGCGCATAGAAGAGGGAAAAGTCCCATTGACCCGTCCCGTCAAGAAGGTGGTCACCTACCACGATCCCTGCTTCCTTGGAAAGCAGAACCAGATCTTCGACGACCCTCGAATCCTCCTCACGGCCATCCCTGGGCTGACGTTAAGGGAGCTCGACCGTTCCCGAGAGAGGAGCCTCTGCTGTGAAGGGGGCGGCGGGAAGATGTGGGCCGAATCGTCGTCGGATACGGGCCAGCGCCTGGCCGAGATTCGGGTTCAGGACGCCGTGGCCTTGGGGGCCGAGGTCATCGCCACGGCCTGTCCCCTCTGTGTCCTCACCCTGGAGGATGCCGTCAAAACATCCGGACACGAGGAGAGGATCCGCGTGATGGATGTCATGGAATTGCTCGCGGAGGCCATCGATTGA
- a CDS encoding DRTGG domain-containing protein, with protein MRLREIQRLLEGEIVAGTNLLDREIFHAFAADLLSDVLAIARRGAEGAMLITGNVTLQVVYTADVVDLGAILFVRGKRPTEAMIDLANQMEIPLLTTSYIMFETCGRLYQHGLRGCVEKVGDGTD; from the coding sequence ATGAGGCTCCGGGAGATTCAACGGCTCCTTGAAGGCGAGATCGTGGCAGGGACGAACCTCTTGGATCGGGAAATCTTCCATGCCTTTGCCGCGGACCTGCTCAGCGACGTCCTGGCCATCGCCAGAAGGGGGGCCGAAGGTGCCATGCTCATCACCGGCAACGTGACCCTTCAGGTCGTCTACACCGCCGATGTGGTGGACCTGGGAGCCATCCTCTTCGTCCGAGGGAAGAGGCCGACGGAGGCCATGATCGATCTGGCCAATCAGATGGAGATCCCTCTCTTGACGACCTCTTATATCATGTTCGAAACCTGCGGACGCCTCTATCAACATGGGTTGAGGGGGTGCGTCGAAAAGGTCGGAGATGGAACAGACTGA
- a CDS encoding ATP-binding protein, protein MEQTEARYPFYETFHIEGGNFKQAGWVSSQVKRILKGEGLPSEVIRRVSIATFEAEMNVICYAHWGILNLLVFSDYIKVAVDDEGPGIPDVELAMQEGFSTASERIRELGFGAGMGLSNIKKVTDEMVLTSVVNQGTHLEFLVRIDGGPTSRARGENVS, encoded by the coding sequence ATGGAACAGACTGAGGCGAGGTACCCCTTCTACGAGACCTTCCACATCGAGGGAGGAAACTTTAAGCAGGCCGGTTGGGTGTCGAGTCAGGTCAAAAGGATCCTGAAAGGAGAAGGCCTCCCGAGCGAGGTGATCCGGAGGGTCTCCATCGCCACCTTCGAAGCCGAGATGAACGTCATCTGCTATGCCCACTGGGGGATCCTCAACCTGCTCGTCTTTTCCGATTACATCAAGGTGGCGGTCGATGACGAGGGCCCTGGGATCCCCGATGTGGAACTGGCGATGCAGGAGGGATTTTCCACCGCCAGCGAAAGGATCCGGGAGCTCGGATTCGGGGCCGGCATGGGACTGTCCAACATCAAGAAGGTGACCGATGAGATGGTGCTGACCTCGGTCGTTAATCAAGGAACCCACCTCGAATTTTTGGTCAGGATCGATGGCGGGCCGACCTCGCGGGCCAGGGGAGAGAACGTCTCGTGA
- a CDS encoding DRTGG domain-containing protein, whose amino-acid sequence MKLEDLVRALGLEVKAGRDRLDQPVSGGYVGDLLSDVLAHSEKGNIWVTIQTHPNIVAVASMKELSAVLLAGGREPDAEALQKAEEEEIPLLRSSLSAFELVGRLYQLGVAGIGSC is encoded by the coding sequence GTGAAACTTGAGGATCTCGTCAGGGCGCTGGGGCTGGAGGTCAAGGCGGGGAGAGATCGTCTCGATCAGCCGGTCTCCGGAGGCTACGTCGGAGATCTCCTCAGCGATGTCCTCGCTCATAGCGAAAAGGGAAATATCTGGGTCACCATTCAGACCCATCCCAATATCGTAGCCGTGGCCAGCATGAAAGAGCTTTCTGCGGTCCTCCTGGCCGGAGGAAGGGAACCGGATGCGGAGGCCCTCCAAAAGGCCGAGGAGGAAGAGATCCCTCTTCTTCGGTCTTCCCTTTCGGCCTTCGAACTTGTCGGGAGGCTCTATCAACTTGGGGTCGCAGGGATCGGGTCATGCTGA
- a CDS encoding PHP domain-containing protein — MLRRYRADLHIHSCLSPCGSEEMRPQAVVDRALEVGLDMIAICDHNSAENLLAFIEVGQKHGMAVLPGMEVTSREEIHLLTLLNRPEDCLLLQDWIYHHLPGENDPELFGPQILVDETSEAIGLTEKMLIGATLLSFEEIARFVKGLDGVTIASHIDRQAFSVIGQLGFIPEGAPLDGLEVSSRIPLEEARHRFRIYRQYPFVTFSDAHRLDEIGRGSTLFLLGERTSAEIRMALHAEGGRKVLTHEEA; from the coding sequence ATGCTGAGACGATATCGGGCCGATCTTCACATCCACTCCTGCCTCTCCCCCTGCGGGAGCGAGGAGATGAGGCCCCAGGCCGTGGTCGATCGGGCCCTCGAGGTGGGACTGGACATGATCGCCATCTGTGACCACAATTCGGCTGAAAACCTCCTGGCCTTTATCGAGGTCGGCCAGAAACACGGCATGGCCGTCCTCCCGGGGATGGAGGTGACCTCCCGAGAGGAGATCCACCTCCTCACCCTGCTCAACCGGCCTGAAGATTGCCTCCTCTTGCAGGACTGGATCTATCACCATCTGCCGGGAGAGAACGATCCGGAGCTTTTCGGCCCCCAGATCTTGGTCGATGAGACCTCGGAGGCCATCGGCCTGACCGAAAAGATGTTGATCGGCGCTACCCTCCTCTCTTTCGAGGAGATCGCCCGCTTTGTAAAAGGCCTCGACGGCGTGACGATCGCCTCCCATATCGATCGACAGGCCTTCAGCGTCATCGGGCAACTCGGGTTCATCCCGGAGGGGGCGCCCCTCGATGGCCTGGAGGTCTCCTCTCGGATTCCCCTCGAAGAGGCGAGGCATCGATTCCGTATTTACCGGCAATATCCTTTCGTCACCTTCTCCGATGCCCACCGCCTCGACGAGATCGGAAGGGGATCGACCCTGTTTCTCCTCGGCGAGAGGACATCGGCAGAGATCAGGATGGCCCTCCATGCCGAGGGTGGGCGAAAAGTCCTGACCCATGAAGAGGCATAG
- a CDS encoding sensor histidine kinase, which produces MEELALHILDVVENAIAAKAKKIEILISEEIERDRLRIEIKDDGLGMDEEVRRRALDPFFTTRTSRRVGLGLSLLSQAAKAAGGTLEIDSSPEAGTTVRATFQHGHIDRQPLGNLTETILMIIYGNPGVDLHYRHVRGNKTYCFKSQWLKERFEGEAWMTPEGIQWLRKHLQEGLSGIGAGLASFEGDPSSRREGAS; this is translated from the coding sequence TTGGAAGAGCTCGCTCTCCATATCCTCGACGTGGTCGAAAATGCCATCGCGGCCAAGGCCAAAAAGATCGAAATTTTGATCTCCGAAGAGATAGAGAGGGATCGATTGAGGATCGAGATCAAAGACGATGGCTTAGGCATGGATGAAGAGGTGAGGCGAAGGGCCCTCGATCCCTTTTTCACCACCCGCACCTCCCGTCGGGTGGGGCTGGGCCTATCCCTTCTATCCCAGGCCGCCAAGGCCGCGGGAGGGACGCTCGAAATCGATTCCTCCCCTGAGGCCGGGACGACCGTGAGGGCCACGTTTCAGCATGGTCACATCGACCGTCAACCCCTGGGGAACCTGACCGAAACGATCCTTATGATCATCTATGGGAATCCAGGGGTCGACCTTCATTATCGCCATGTGAGAGGGAATAAGACCTACTGTTTCAAAAGCCAATGGTTGAAGGAGCGTTTCGAGGGAGAGGCCTGGATGACCCCGGAGGGGATTCAATGGTTGAGAAAACATCTCCAGGAGGGGCTCTCCGGAATTGGCGCAGGCCTCGCCTCCTTCGAAGGAGACCCTTCGAGCCGGCGCGAAGGCGCAAGTTGA
- the nuoE gene encoding NADH-quinone oxidoreductase subunit NuoE: protein MRWVEEISRDEWERIDQVIDKYRGRHGALIPVLKEVQDICGYLPKKVQHRIADRLHLPTSQVYGVVSFYAFFTTVPRGRYIIRVCLGTACYVKGSKEILDTLQRELDVEVGGITRDRRFTLEAVRCVGACGLAPVVVIGQDTHGMVTPGRIIDLLGNYP, encoded by the coding sequence ATGAGATGGGTGGAGGAGATCTCCCGCGATGAGTGGGAGAGGATCGACCAGGTGATCGACAAGTATCGGGGAAGGCATGGGGCCCTGATCCCTGTGCTCAAGGAGGTTCAGGACATCTGCGGTTATCTGCCCAAAAAAGTCCAGCACCGGATCGCCGACCGCCTCCACCTGCCCACCTCCCAGGTCTACGGCGTGGTCTCCTTCTACGCCTTCTTCACGACCGTCCCGAGGGGCCGCTACATCATCCGGGTCTGTCTGGGAACCGCCTGTTACGTGAAAGGTTCCAAAGAGATCCTCGACACCCTCCAGAGGGAACTGGACGTGGAGGTGGGGGGGATCACGAGAGATCGGAGATTTACCCTCGAAGCGGTCCGGTGTGTGGGGGCCTGCGGGTTGGCCCCGGTGGTGGTGATCGGTCAGGATACGCACGGGATGGTCACTCCGGGGAGGATCATCGACCTTCTGGGAAACTATCCATAG
- a CDS encoding (2Fe-2S) ferredoxin domain-containing protein, whose product MPKMTLEDLKRIKEEVRASTMLREGGFRAKITIHMGTCGIAAGARKVMSAALKAIEDHQVRDVMVTTSGCAGLCSREPMATVEILGKPPVKYCDLNEEKMKEIFASHILKGEVVESYALARGSETTY is encoded by the coding sequence ATGCCAAAGATGACCCTCGAAGACCTGAAACGCATCAAGGAGGAGGTGAGGGCCTCCACCATGTTGAGGGAAGGGGGCTTCCGGGCCAAAATCACGATCCACATGGGGACCTGCGGGATCGCGGCAGGGGCCCGGAAGGTGATGAGCGCTGCCCTGAAGGCGATTGAAGACCATCAGGTCCGGGACGTGATGGTGACCACTTCGGGATGCGCCGGGCTCTGCAGCCGGGAGCCCATGGCCACCGTGGAGATCCTTGGGAAACCTCCGGTGAAATATTGCGACCTCAACGAGGAAAAGATGAAAGAGATCTTCGCCAGCCATATCCTCAAGGGAGAGGTGGTGGAATCCTATGCCCTGGCCAGAGGAAGCGAAACGACTTATTAA
- a CDS encoding NADH-quinone oxidoreductase subunit NuoF yields MKPYRAHLMVCAGTGCVACGSLQLKERFAEELGKRGLSEEVQVVLTGCNGFCAEGPIAVVYPEGIFYRKLSPEDVPHLVEEHFLKGRPVQKLLYTAPADKEKVPLMKDIPFFQHQVLRALRNRGLIDAENIDEYIARDGYAALHKVLTSMTPEQVIEEVKISGLRGRGGAGFPTGKKWEEGRRYTSFPKYVICNGDEGDPGAFMDRSILEADPHAVLEGMIICGYAIDSHQGYIYVRAEYPLAIHRLTIAIDQARNYGLLGKDIFGTGFDFDIAIYPGAGAFVCGESTALMYSLEGKRGMPRIKPPRSTEAGLWGQPTVLNNVETFANIPQILLHGGTWFASLGTAGSKGTKVFALTGAVQNVGLIEVPMGTTLRKIVFDIGGGIPDKREFKAVQIGGPSGACLPASLLDTEVDFDSLDEAGAMMGSGGLVVMNDQTCMVDTARFFTDFSVDESCGKCVPCRVGMKVMLNILHRITHGEGKLEDIELLETLGHHIKETSHCGLGKSAPNPVLSTIRYFRQEYEAHILDKRCPALVCPDLIKFRVIPEKCKMCGLCYKACPMGAITWEKKAVAVIDPEKCTRCRSCIQACKFWAIE; encoded by the coding sequence ATGAAGCCCTATCGAGCCCATCTCATGGTCTGCGCGGGAACGGGGTGCGTCGCCTGCGGCTCCCTGCAGTTGAAGGAGCGGTTTGCGGAGGAACTGGGGAAACGGGGGTTGAGCGAAGAGGTTCAGGTCGTCTTGACCGGTTGCAATGGCTTCTGCGCCGAAGGCCCGATCGCCGTCGTCTATCCCGAGGGGATCTTTTATCGGAAATTAAGCCCCGAGGATGTCCCCCACCTGGTGGAGGAACATTTCCTCAAGGGCAGGCCCGTTCAAAAACTTCTCTATACCGCTCCGGCCGACAAAGAGAAAGTCCCCCTCATGAAGGACATCCCCTTCTTCCAGCATCAGGTGTTGAGGGCCCTTCGGAATCGGGGGTTGATCGATGCGGAAAATATCGACGAATATATCGCCAGGGACGGCTATGCGGCCCTCCATAAGGTCCTCACCTCGATGACCCCAGAACAGGTGATCGAGGAGGTCAAGATCTCCGGGCTAAGAGGCCGAGGGGGGGCTGGCTTCCCCACCGGGAAGAAATGGGAGGAGGGGAGACGCTACACCTCCTTTCCGAAGTATGTGATCTGCAATGGGGACGAAGGCGACCCGGGCGCCTTCATGGACCGCTCCATCCTCGAGGCCGATCCCCACGCCGTCCTCGAAGGGATGATCATCTGCGGCTATGCCATCGATTCCCACCAGGGATATATCTATGTCCGGGCGGAGTATCCTCTGGCGATCCACAGGCTGACGATCGCCATCGATCAGGCCAGAAATTACGGACTTCTCGGAAAGGACATCTTCGGAACGGGCTTCGACTTCGACATTGCGATCTATCCCGGGGCTGGGGCCTTCGTCTGTGGGGAGTCGACCGCCCTCATGTACTCCCTGGAGGGGAAGCGCGGGATGCCCAGGATCAAGCCCCCCCGTTCCACCGAAGCGGGCCTCTGGGGACAGCCCACGGTCCTCAATAACGTGGAGACCTTTGCCAATATCCCCCAGATCCTCCTCCACGGGGGGACCTGGTTCGCCTCCCTCGGCACCGCGGGGTCGAAAGGGACGAAGGTCTTCGCCCTGACCGGCGCGGTCCAGAATGTGGGGCTGATCGAGGTCCCCATGGGTACGACCCTGAGAAAGATCGTCTTTGACATCGGCGGGGGCATTCCGGACAAACGGGAATTTAAGGCGGTTCAGATCGGGGGGCCATCCGGGGCCTGTCTGCCCGCCTCCCTCCTCGATACCGAAGTGGACTTCGACTCCCTGGATGAGGCCGGGGCGATGATGGGCTCGGGAGGCCTCGTGGTGATGAACGACCAGACCTGCATGGTCGACACGGCCCGGTTCTTCACCGACTTTTCGGTGGACGAGTCCTGCGGCAAATGCGTTCCTTGTCGGGTCGGCATGAAGGTGATGCTCAACATCCTCCACCGGATCACCCACGGTGAGGGAAAGCTGGAGGACATCGAACTGCTCGAAACGCTCGGCCATCATATCAAGGAGACCTCTCATTGCGGCCTGGGCAAGTCGGCTCCCAACCCGGTCCTCTCGACCATCCGCTACTTCCGGCAGGAGTACGAGGCCCATATCCTCGATAAGCGCTGCCCGGCTTTGGTCTGCCCCGACTTGATCAAGTTCAGGGTCATTCCAGAGAAGTGTAAGATGTGTGGCCTCTGCTACAAGGCATGCCCGATGGGCGCCATCACCTGGGAGAAGAAGGCCGTGGCCGTGATCGATCCGGAGAAATGCACTCGATGCCGCTCCTGCATCCAGGCCTGTAAGTTTTGGGCCATCGAATAG
- a CDS encoding molybdopterin-dependent oxidoreductase — protein MAHQTIKLRIDGIEVEVEKGKSILEAAQAAGIRIPSLCHDRRLVPFGACRLCMVEEKGKPELIPSCFTPAKNGMEILTNTPKIIQSRRIQLQFILLNHPMTCPRCEKEGECDLQDLVYEYGVGDTPYPWEPIHFPEDRSPLIQRHGNKCILCGRCVRICDEVQGVGELSFTHRGIRAIIDTDFHRPLNCEFCGQCLDTCPVAAITSDCFDTQTKFWELKETTTPCPYCSVGCLLIIGSKDGEIKRVFSSPEKGPNDGNLCVRGRFGWDVADSPERIEDPLLKRNGAFEKASWEEALRFVVQRLEEVKSKYGPESIGAIVSPRLTNEEYFLFKRLFEEAIGTKQIALATSPGDLGLAEGLAKSLGIGASTNSIQEIGKADCLLVIGVDPAQTHPIVKNEIHRAIRKNRAQLIVLGPSDIGLSRASRLSPLSPPSLLIPARPGQELAFLNGMSALVLKEGLEDRGFIDRHTSGVEAMSKAQDHSPLSEEERALVEKAARAFARSKRSMILVGSGPWSRGEAEKIGLACANLALLTGHVGKEGSGILLLLEKCNSQGAIDMGVPGPKEVKDLLRAAEEGNLKALYLVGANPATNQKALQGLELLVVQDLFLTETGKQAHAFLPASSFVEKEGTYTSLERRVQALQPLRPPRGRSERDFDIFLQLLRMMESPLPGETPQAIFQEISARIPWYRDLTVGEQWPKGTTYLYGEGFPSGKANILPVGSAPPPPPIEDYPFFLIERPTLFRSGELSLRSGHLKKVMEPPALRLNAEEARSMNLEEGEVVELVSQAGKKLRLKVRLSADPIPGVILTPYPSPMKEEGPVRVRLERLKK, from the coding sequence ATGGCACACCAAACCATAAAACTGAGAATCGACGGGATTGAGGTGGAGGTCGAAAAGGGCAAATCGATCCTCGAGGCCGCCCAGGCCGCGGGGATCCGGATCCCCTCCCTCTGCCATGATCGCAGACTCGTCCCCTTCGGTGCGTGCAGGCTCTGCATGGTCGAAGAAAAGGGGAAACCCGAACTCATTCCCTCCTGTTTTACCCCCGCCAAAAACGGGATGGAGATTTTAACGAATACTCCAAAAATCATCCAATCCCGAAGGATCCAGCTTCAGTTCATCCTTTTGAACCATCCCATGACCTGCCCCCGTTGCGAAAAGGAGGGAGAGTGCGATCTCCAAGATCTGGTGTACGAATATGGGGTCGGCGACACCCCCTATCCCTGGGAACCGATCCATTTTCCCGAGGATCGCTCCCCCTTGATCCAGAGACATGGGAATAAGTGCATCCTCTGCGGCCGTTGCGTCAGGATCTGCGACGAGGTTCAAGGGGTGGGGGAACTCTCTTTCACGCACAGAGGGATCCGGGCCATCATCGACACCGATTTCCACCGGCCCCTGAATTGCGAGTTCTGCGGCCAGTGCCTCGACACCTGTCCGGTGGCCGCGATCACCAGCGATTGCTTCGACACGCAGACCAAATTCTGGGAGTTGAAAGAGACGACCACCCCCTGCCCATACTGCAGCGTCGGCTGTCTCCTCATCATCGGCTCGAAAGACGGGGAGATCAAACGCGTCTTCTCCTCGCCTGAAAAGGGCCCCAACGACGGAAACCTCTGTGTGAGGGGGCGCTTCGGATGGGACGTGGCCGATTCTCCCGAGAGGATCGAGGATCCCCTTCTCAAGAGGAACGGGGCCTTCGAAAAGGCCTCCTGGGAGGAGGCCCTCCGCTTCGTCGTTCAAAGGCTCGAAGAGGTCAAGTCAAAATACGGACCAGAGAGCATCGGGGCCATCGTCTCCCCCCGCCTGACCAACGAAGAATACTTCCTCTTCAAAAGGCTTTTCGAGGAGGCGATCGGAACGAAGCAGATTGCCCTGGCGACCTCCCCAGGGGACCTCGGGTTGGCAGAGGGGCTGGCCAAGAGCCTCGGGATCGGTGCTTCCACCAACTCCATTCAGGAGATCGGAAAGGCCGATTGCCTTCTGGTCATCGGGGTCGATCCGGCCCAGACCCATCCCATTGTCAAGAACGAGATCCATCGGGCCATCCGGAAGAACAGGGCCCAGCTCATCGTCCTCGGCCCCTCGGACATCGGCCTCAGTCGGGCCTCCCGTCTCTCCCCCCTCTCGCCGCCTTCCCTTCTCATCCCTGCGAGGCCGGGCCAAGAACTGGCCTTTCTCAACGGGATGTCCGCACTGGTCTTGAAGGAGGGACTCGAAGATCGAGGCTTTATCGACCGTCACACCTCAGGGGTTGAAGCGATGAGCAAGGCGCAAGATCATTCGCCCCTGTCCGAGGAAGAACGAGCCCTCGTCGAAAAGGCTGCAAGGGCCTTCGCCCGGTCTAAGAGATCGATGATCCTCGTCGGGTCGGGACCGTGGTCCAGAGGGGAGGCCGAAAAGATCGGCCTCGCCTGTGCCAACCTGGCCCTCCTGACCGGACATGTCGGAAAGGAGGGTTCGGGGATCCTCCTCCTTCTCGAAAAGTGTAACAGCCAGGGCGCCATCGACATGGGGGTTCCGGGACCCAAGGAGGTGAAGGATCTCCTCCGAGCGGCAGAGGAAGGAAACCTCAAGGCCCTCTACCTGGTGGGAGCGAATCCGGCCACAAACCAAAAGGCCCTTCAGGGCCTCGAACTGCTCGTGGTGCAGGATCTCTTCCTGACCGAAACCGGGAAGCAGGCCCATGCCTTCCTGCCCGCCTCTTCCTTCGTTGAAAAGGAGGGCACCTACACCAGCCTCGAGCGCAGGGTCCAGGCCTTACAACCTCTTCGTCCTCCAAGAGGACGGTCTGAGCGGGATTTCGACATCTTTCTCCAGCTCCTGAGAATGATGGAGTCCCCTCTTCCAGGAGAGACGCCCCAGGCCATCTTCCAAGAGATCTCGGCGAGGATCCCCTGGTACCGGGATCTGACCGTGGGCGAACAGTGGCCGAAAGGGACCACCTACCTTTACGGAGAGGGATTCCCTTCGGGCAAGGCCAACATCCTCCCCGTTGGTTCGGCTCCTCCGCCCCCCCCCATCGAAGACTATCCCTTCTTCCTGATCGAAAGACCGACCCTCTTCCGCAGCGGAGAGCTCAGCCTCCGGAGCGGACATCTCAAGAAGGTGATGGAACCCCCCGCCCTGAGATTGAATGCCGAAGAGGCTCGGTCCATGAATCTCGAAGAGGGAGAGGTGGTCGAACTGGTCTCCCAGGCCGGCAAAAAGCTGAGGCTTAAGGTCCGTCTCTCGGCCGATCCCATCCCGGGGGTCATCTTGACTCCTTATCCGTCTCCCATGAAGGAAGAAGGCCCGGTCAGGGTGAGGTTGGAGAGGTTGAAGAAGTAA